The following are encoded together in the Calditrichota bacterium genome:
- a CDS encoding DUF58 domain-containing protein — protein VRSRSKTNVAATLHELAERIKRRGLIILFSDLFDEPTDVLAGLQHFRHRKHEVIVFHILDPLERTFSFRQDGVFKDLETEETMSTQPWHIRGEYRALVEQFIDTYRRGCRQHRIDYVLMDTAAPYDRALLHYLLKRQRVGG, from the coding sequence GGGTGCGCAGCCGCAGCAAGACGAACGTGGCCGCCACCCTCCATGAGTTGGCCGAAAGGATTAAGCGCCGCGGCCTCATCATCCTCTTCTCTGACCTTTTCGACGAGCCGACAGACGTGCTGGCCGGCCTGCAGCACTTTCGCCACCGCAAGCACGAAGTCATCGTCTTTCACATCCTCGACCCGCTGGAACGCACCTTCAGCTTCCGGCAGGACGGTGTCTTCAAAGACCTCGAGACCGAGGAGACCATGAGCACCCAGCCATGGCACATCCGCGGGGAATATCGGGCACTGGTGGAGCAGTTCATCGACACCTACCGCCGCGGCTGCCGGCAGCACCGCATCGACTATGTGCTGATGGACACGGCCGCCCCGTACGATCGCGCGCTCTTGCACTATCTGCTGAAGCGGCAGCGCGTGGGCGGGTGA